CGCGGCCCCAACCTGTACCTGCTCGACGGCGGCGACGTCCGGGTCGACCTGACGATGATGATCCCGCCGGGCTGGCGCGAAGACGCGGTCGGGCCCCGGTTCGAGATGCGCTCGGACGCGGGCAGCGTGCTGGCGATCGAGCTGGGCTGCCAGGGCACGTGCGTCGATGACGCGCGCACGCGCGCGCGCGTGACCAAGGCCGCCCAGGACGGCTTCGCCGCCGCGCCGGGCGCCGCGTGGGACCGCGCGATCGCGGAGCTTCGTCCGGGCGTGCTGGGCTGGGCCTTCCATAGCGGCGCCGGCGATCAGCTCGCGGTCGCGCACCTGATCCCGACCCCGCGCGACGTCCGGGTCCTGTCGTGCACGATCGCGCTGGTGCCGGCCGAGCACGCGCACGCCGACGCGCTGGCGCAGGTGTGCGCCGAGCTCGACTACGTCGTGCCGGATCCGCGCATCACCTGGACGCTGACCGTCACGCCGGCGACCGTGGCGCTGGCCCGGACCGCGACGGTCGACGTCCGCATCGCCGCGACCAACCACGCGCCCGTCGCCCTGTCCCCGGCGCGCGACCCGCTCGAGTTCACCATCGACGGCCAGCCGTCGATGGAGCTCGCGATGGCGTTCGGCAACGGCGGGCGCGGCGGCGAGTGGACCCTGCTGCCCGCCGGCGCCACCGCCCGGGACCGGCGCGTCGGGATGGAGCTGGTCACGACGCCCGGCGTCCACGTGCTCGCGATCGCGCACAACGGCCGCGAGCTGGCGCGGGCCACGCTGCGCGTCCGGCGTTAGCCGCCAAGCGACAGGCCTCTGGACCTCAGTCCCAGCCCTCGTCCACGACCTCGAGCGGCACGGTCTCGCTGACCGGCGCGGTCGAGCTGGTGTCGGCGGCCGCCGTCTCGGGCGCGACCTCCGCCACCGGCGCCGCGACCACCGGCGCCGCGACGACTGGCGCCGCGACCACCGGCGCCGCGACCACCGGCGCCGCGACGACTGGCGCCGCGACCACCGGCGCCGCGACGACCGGCGCCGCGACGACTGGCGCCGCGGCGGGCGCGTCCCACTCGTCGTCGAGCTCCTCGGTCACGCCCGGGGGCAGCGTCGAGGTCCGCGCGCGCGTCGGCGCGGCCTCGACCGGCGGATCGACCGCGATCGGCGCCACGGCCGCCGCGGCGATCGGGGCCACGATCGGCGTCGGCGCCACCGGCGTCGGGGCGACCGCGCGCGGCACCACGACCTCGGCGGTCGGCGGCGCGGCCGTCAGCTCGCTCGCCACCTGCTGCGCACCCTCGTCCCGGCGACGATCGCGCCGATCGCGGCGCTTGCCACCGCGGTCGCCACCGCGCTCGCCCCGCTCGCCCTGCGGCGCCCGATCCGCGCGCGCGCCGTCATCGCCGGCCGCGCCGTGCGCGGTCCGCACCTGGACGCACAGCTCCTCGAACCGCGCCGCCGCGGCCTCGGCGTCGGCGCCGACGATCGGTCCGACGGTCGCCCAGCGCCCGCGGACCTCGTCGATCACCTCGATGGGATCGCGGCCGTCGCCCTTCCACAGCGCGTTGCCGGCCATCGCCTGCTTGAGGCGCTGGGCCAGATCGGCCGGGGCCGCGCCGTCGAGCGACACCGTCGGCGCCGCCTGCGGCAGCAGCCGCTCGACCCGCTCGATCAGCTTGGCGCGCGCGCTGGCCATCGCCACAGGATCCAGGTCGGTGCCGCGCAGGGCGTCGCCGTGCGCGGTCATGACCTGCCGCACCATCTGGTCGTACAGCCCGCGCAGCTCGGCCGACGGCGCGAGATCGCGCTCGGCCAGCTCGGCCAGCTTCGCGCGCACCGCCAGCGCCCGCGGCGCCACGTCGGCGCCGCCGGCCATCACGGCCTCGATGTCGGCGCGCACCGCCTCGAGCTCGGCGCGCTGGGCGTCGGCCTCGGCGTCGCGCGCGGCGTCGCGCTTGGCGAACAGCGCGTCGCACGCGCCGCGGAACCGCTGCCACAGCGGCTCGACCTCGGCCCGGGGCACGCGGCCGATCGCCTGCCACTCGCGCTGCAGATCCTTGATCTGTCCGATGGCCTTGCCCCAGCCGGCCTCGCCCGGCGCCTTGGCGACGACGGTCTCGGCCGCGGCGATCAGCTGGTGCTTGGCGGCCAGGTTGTCCTGCTCGCCGCGCAGCGCCGCCTCGACGGTCGGCTTGCGCCGCTCGAAGAACCGATCGCACGCGCCGCGGAACTCGCGCCACAGCTCGTCGCCGATCTTGCGCGGCGTCGGGCCGCTGTCCTTCCACCGCTTCTGCAGCTCCTTCATCGCCAGCGCGGTGGCCTCGAAGTCGGTCGAGTCGGCCAGCGCCTGGGCGGCGGCGACCAGCTCGCGCTTGGCGTCGACGTTGCCGGCCAGCTTCTCGTCCTCGGCCGCGCGCGTGCTGCGGATGCGCGCGAACGCGGCGTCGCAGTGGGCCTTGAAGGTGTCCCACAGCTCCTTGCTCTTCTTGCTGGGCATCGGGCCCAGCTCCTTCCACGCCTGCTGCACCACCTTGAGCAGCTGGATCGTCGGCGCCTCCTCGCGCTCGGCCAGCTCCTTCGCGGCGGCGACGAGGGCCTCGGCCCGGGGCACGTTGGCCCAGCGCTTCCAGTCCTCGCCCTCGCGCAGCTCCTGGGTCCGCACCACCAGCTTGCCGCGGGCCGCGACGTAGCGGGTCTCGAGCGCGTCGCGCTCGGCGGCCGCGACCTTGCCGAGCTGCGCGAACGCGGTCGCGCCCTGTCCCAGCAGGCGGTCGATGGCCTTGGGATCGCCGCCGGCCTCGCCGGCAACGGCCTCCATGTCGTCGATCAGCGCCGCCAGGCTCTTGGCCAGCTGGCCGGCCCGCTCGCCGTACTCCTTCTTCTTGGCCTCGCGCTCGGCCTCCTCCTGGGCCCGGGCGGCGTCGGCCTCGGCGCGGGCGGCGTCGCGGGCGGCGCGCCGCTCGGCGGCCTCCTTCTCGCGGGCGGCGCGGGCGGCGTCGTCCTCGGGCGGCGCCGGCTTGCGCGCCAGCACGTCGCCGTGCACCGGGTTGATGATGTCGACGTCGTCGGGATCGCGCGCGCGCTCGCGCCGCGGCGCCGGGACCGCCGGCTCGCGCCGCTGATCGAGCTCGCGGTGCGGCTCGTGGACGGCCCGGGCCGCGACCTCCTGGCGGCTGTGGAACCGGGTGACCGCGCGCGCGAACCGCTCCTCGAGCGCGGGCTCGTTGGTGTCGCCGAGCTCGCGCCAGGTGTCCTCGGCCGTGGCCATCTCGGGCCCGGCCTTGTCGAAGTCGAAGGTCTCGGCGAGGGCCTCGACCGCGCGCAGCACCTGGGCCTTCTCGGCCTTCCGACGGCGGAGCGCGTCGTCCTCCTTGGGGCGCGCGGCCTCGCGCGCGGCGGCGAACTCGTCGAGCCGCTTGCGGGCCCGCTGCCGCACCGCCTTGGCCTTGGCCTTCTGCGCCACCTGCTCGAGCACGTCCTCGGCGGTGAGCTTGTCGAGCGCGGCGAGGCCCAGCTCCTTGACGCTGGTGTCGATCGCCAGCCCGCGCAGGGCGTCGGCGTCGTCGAGCCGCGCCAGCGCGGCCTGCCGGACCTCGGGCGAGGTCGTGGCCTTGGCCAGCTCGACCAGCGCCCGGGCCTCGCGGATCGCGTCGGCGGCGCGGGCGCGCAGCGCGTGATCGGCGGCGCGGGTCGCGACCGCGACCAGCGACCGATCGTCGCCGAGCTTCACCAGCCCGGCCAGCGCGTTGGCGGCGAGCTCGGCGTCGTCGCCCTGACAGGCGGACGACACCCACAGCTCGGCGGCCCGGGTGCCGGCGAGGTCGCGGTTGCCGCGGTCGTGCTCGCTCTCGGCCAGCTCGGCCAGGAGCTCGACCCGTTCGAGCTTCTCGATGGCGACCCGGCGTACCCCGGGGTCCTTGTCGCTCTTGGCGACGGTGGCGAGGATGTCGGCTTCGTCGGACGTCAGGGCGCGGACAGCCTCGAGGCGCACCTTGGCATCACTGTGGCGGTATTTGGGACGGAAGAAGTCAGCCAGACCCATGGGGCGCGGAAGGTACCAGGAAGGAGCGCCCGGGACGTGGGTCTTTGTGCGCCAGTCCTCGCCCACCCGGCGGGACGCGGCGGTCTGCCGCGGCGCCCGCGACCACCGCTGGGGGGCGGTTGAGGTAGGTTCGCGGCCCGATGACCGACCCCACCCACGACATCACCGAGATCGGGGCCCGCCTGGGCCTCCCCGCCAGCGCGCTGCGTCCCTACGGGCGCGACAAGGCCAAGATCGAGGTCGACGCGCTCGGACCGCTGACGCCGAAGGGGGCGCTGATCCTGGTGTCGGGCATCACGCCGACCGCGGCTGGCGAGGGCAAGACCACGACCGCGATCGGCCTGGCCGACGGGCTGACCAAGCTGGGTCAGCGGGCGTGCGTCGTGCTGCGCGAGCCGTCGCTGGGCCCGGTGTTCGGGCTCAAGGGCGGCGGCACCGGCTTCGGCTGGTCGCGCATGATCCCGACGGCCGACATCAACCTGCACTTCAACGGCGACTTCCACGCGATCAGCAGCGCCCACAACCTGCTGTCGGCGCTGATCGACAACCACCTGCACCACGGCCTCACCCCCACGCTCGATCCCGAGAAGATCACGTGGAAGCGCACGATGGACATGAACGATCGTGCGCTGCGCCAGCTCGAGGTCGGCCGCGGCAAGGTCAATGGCCCGGCCCACGCCGGCGGCTTCGACATCACCGCCGCGTCCGAGATCATGGCGATCCTGGCGCTGGCCGACGGCCCCGACGATCTGCGCGCCCGGCTCGGGCGGATCGTGATCGGCCGCGGCACCGACGGCGCGGCGGTCACCGCCCGCGAGATCGGCGCGGTCGGCGCGATGATGGCGCTCCTGCGCGACGCGATGCTGCCCAACCTGGTGGCCACCGTGTGCGGCACGCCGACGGTGGTGCACTGCGGCCCGTTCGCCAACATCGCCCACGGCACCGCCAGCGTGATCGCGATGCGGACCGGCCTGCACCTCGCCGACATCGCCGTGGTCGAGGCCGGCTTCGGGTTCGACCTCGGCGGCGAGAAGTTCTTCGATCTGGTCGCGCGCGGCGGCGACCTGTCGCCGGCGGCGGTCGTGATCATCGCGTCGCTGCGGGCGCTGCGCCTGCACGGCGGCGTCGCGCCGGGCAAGGTCGGCGAGCCCGATCTCGCGGCGGTCCAGGCCGGCCTGCCCAACCTGCTCCGCCACCTCGAGAACGCCCGCCACTTCGGCCGCCCGGTGGTGATCGCGCTCAACGCTTCACCGGCGACAGCGACGAGGAGACCGCCGCGGTGCGCGCCGCGGTCGAGGCCGCCGACGTCGGCTTCGCGGTGATCGACGCGCCCAACCGCGGCGCCGAGGGCGGCGTCGCGCTGGCCCAGGTGGTGCTCGACACGCTGGCCCGCCACGGCAAGGCGCCGGCCCGCACGCTGTACGCGCCCGAGGACTCGCTCCGCACCAAGATCGAGCGGATCGCGACCAAGATCTACCGGGCCAAGGAGGTGGTGCTGGCCGACGAGGCCGTCGCGCAGCTGGCCGAGCTCGAGGCCGCCGGCCACGGCCACCTGCCGGTGTGCATGGCCAAGACCCCGGCGTCGTTCACCGACGATCCCAGCCGCCCGGGCGCGCCCGACGATCACGTCCTGACCGTGCGCCGGTTCGAGCTCGCCGCCGGCGCCGGCTTCATCGTCGCGCTGTGCGGCGCGATCGTGCGCATGCCCGGGCTGCCCAAGGCGCCGCGGGCGCTGGCGATCGATCTGGTCGACGGCCAGATCGTCGGCGTCGGCTGAGCTCCCAGCGGGTTCGTCGCCGAACCCAGGCAGGTGGAGGGGCCCTCCGAAATCCGTGGTCTCGACTATCCCGGGTCGGCACCTCGGGGGCACGCCCCGCCAGGGCCCCGATCCAGGAGAACCTCCCGGCCCGGGGACGGCCCAAGCAGGCCCGAGCGCGGTCACAAGCTCGGGCGCCGGCCCGGTCCGCCACAGTTCGAGATTCTCGACAGGTTCCGTCGTCGGCGCGGCCTCGAGCGAACCGCGGGCGGCGGCCGGGGGCTTGCGCCGCGCGGCGCGGGCACTACGGTGATCCGCATCATGAGGTCGTCCTTCGTCAACCAGCTGAAGACCATCGGTCTGCTGGGCGCCCTGACGGCGCTGCTCGTGGTGATCGGCGGCGCGCTGGCGCCCGGCATGCTCTGGCTGTTCGGCGCCATCGCCGTCGCGCTCAACCTCGGCTCGTACTACTTCAGCGACCGCATCGTCCTGGCCATGAACCGGGCCCACCCGGTCGCGCCCGGCACCGACCCGGCCCTCGAGCGCATGGTCGCCGAGCTGGCCGCGCGCGCCGAGCTCCCGACGCCACGGCTGTACGTGATCGACGACCCCGCGCCCAACGCGTTCGCGACCGGCCGCGACCCGGCCCACGGCGTGGTCGCGGTCACGACCGGCATCCGCCGGCTGCTGACCGAGCGCGAGCTGCGGGGCGTCATCGCCCACGAGCTGGCCCACATCCACAACCGCGACATCCTGATCGCCTCGATCGCCGCGATGCTGGCGACGATCGTGTCGTTCGTCGCGACCGCCGTGCAGTGGGGCGTGATGCTGGGCGGCGGCCGCGATGACCGCGACGGCCGCGGCGGCGTGATCGGCGCGCTGGCGCTGGCGATCGTCGCGCCGATCGCCGCGACGATCATCCAGCTGGCGATCTCGCGCTCGCGCGAGTACGGCGCCGACGCCTACGGCGCGCGCATCTCCGGCGATCCGCTGGCGCTGGCGAGCGCGCTGGCCAAGCTCGAGCGCGGCAACGCCCGGATCCCCCTGCACACCGTCGGCGACTCACCGGCCACCGCCAGCCTGTACATCTGCGCGCCGCTGTCCGGCGGCGGCGTCGCGAGCTGGTTCTCGACCCACCCGCCGATCCCTGAGCGCATCCGCCGGCTGCAGGCGCTGGCCGACGACGTGGCGCCGCGGCGACGGCGCGCGGCCTGAGCCACGAGCTGGGCCGAGCCGTGACCGCCGCGGTCAGGGCGCGGCGGGCGTGAGCTCGGCGCCGCACACCGCCATCGTGTAGCTGGCGGGCAGCGTGGCCGAGCGGGTCGCGCCGCCGATCCAGATCCAGTACAGCGTCGCCGGCTTGACCGCGGTCACGACCAGCTCGCCGACCACCGCCGCCGCCGGTGAGCCCAGCGGATCGTCGGGGTGATCGGCCTCGAACACGTACACGTCCAGATCCGCGGCCGCCGCCCACGCCGCCCGGATCTCGAGGAAGTTCGTGGTCTGCCCGGTGTAGACCGCGAAGGTGTCGCGGTCGTGGTAGTCGTCGCCGGCCGGCGGCACGTCGGCGGACAGGCCGGCGAGCACGGCGCGACCGCCCGACGACACGGCCCGCGCGGTGACCTCGGGCGCGTCGGACGCCAGCGGCGTCGCCGCGGTGGTGAGCGGCTGGGTGTGGACGGCCACGACGTCGTTGGCGCGGTGGCCGGCCGTGGCCTCGTCGCGCTCGACGTAGTCGGGCACGGTCACGCCCAGGGGACAGCGCGCGGCCGGCTCGTCGGGACCGATCGACATGCGGTACGGGATCGGCGCCGAGGTGGCGCCGGTCGCGACCAGCGTGAGCACGTGGGCGCCGGCCGGCAGCGCCGCGACC
The sequence above is a segment of the Myxococcales bacterium genome. Coding sequences within it:
- a CDS encoding M48 family metalloprotease — its product is MRSSFVNQLKTIGLLGALTALLVVIGGALAPGMLWLFGAIAVALNLGSYYFSDRIVLAMNRAHPVAPGTDPALERMVAELAARAELPTPRLYVIDDPAPNAFATGRDPAHGVVAVTTGIRRLLTERELRGVIAHELAHIHNRDILIASIAAMLATIVSFVATAVQWGVMLGGGRDDRDGRGGVIGALALAIVAPIAATIIQLAISRSREYGADAYGARISGDPLALASALAKLERGNARIPLHTVGDSPATASLYICAPLSGGGVASWFSTHPPIPERIRRLQALADDVAPRRRRAA
- a CDS encoding DUF349 domain-containing protein — translated: MRLEAVRALTSDEADILATVAKSDKDPGVRRVAIEKLERVELLAELAESEHDRGNRDLAGTRAAELWVSSACQGDDAELAANALAGLVKLGDDRSLVAVATRAADHALRARAADAIREARALVELAKATTSPEVRQAALARLDDADALRGLAIDTSVKELGLAALDKLTAEDVLEQVAQKAKAKAVRQRARKRLDEFAAAREAARPKEDDALRRRKAEKAQVLRAVEALAETFDFDKAGPEMATAEDTWRELGDTNEPALEERFARAVTRFHSRQEVAARAVHEPHRELDQRREPAVPAPRRERARDPDDVDIINPVHGDVLARKPAPPEDDAARAAREKEAAERRAARDAARAEADAARAQEEAEREAKKKEYGERAGQLAKSLAALIDDMEAVAGEAGGDPKAIDRLLGQGATAFAQLGKVAAAERDALETRYVAARGKLVVRTQELREGEDWKRWANVPRAEALVAAAKELAEREEAPTIQLLKVVQQAWKELGPMPSKKSKELWDTFKAHCDAAFARIRSTRAAEDEKLAGNVDAKRELVAAAQALADSTDFEATALAMKELQKRWKDSGPTPRKIGDELWREFRGACDRFFERRKPTVEAALRGEQDNLAAKHQLIAAAETVVAKAPGEAGWGKAIGQIKDLQREWQAIGRVPRAEVEPLWQRFRGACDALFAKRDAARDAEADAQRAELEAVRADIEAVMAGGADVAPRALAVRAKLAELAERDLAPSAELRGLYDQMVRQVMTAHGDALRGTDLDPVAMASARAKLIERVERLLPQAAPTVSLDGAAPADLAQRLKQAMAGNALWKGDGRDPIEVIDEVRGRWATVGPIVGADAEAAAARFEELCVQVRTAHGAAGDDGARADRAPQGERGERGGDRGGKRRDRRDRRRDEGAQQVASELTAAPPTAEVVVPRAVAPTPVAPTPIVAPIAAAAVAPIAVDPPVEAAPTRARTSTLPPGVTEELDDEWDAPAAAPVVAAPVVAAPVVAAPVVAAPVVAAPVVAAPVVAAPVVAAPVAEVAPETAAADTSSTAPVSETVPLEVVDEGWD